In Zea mays cultivar B73 chromosome 7, Zm-B73-REFERENCE-NAM-5.0, whole genome shotgun sequence, the following proteins share a genomic window:
- the LOC100272370 gene encoding protein NRT1/ PTR FAMILY 7.3 yields the protein MAEGSWTPTAELPLRQDPAVDDDLPQVVVQEKQHGGGAAARTAMATATATRDGSVGWSGKPCRRDRSGGWFAGFLMLANQALVTFAVNCVGTNLVTFMSVVMRLDNADAANKANNWAGTTYVFSIVGALVSDSYWGRYKACTIFQLIFLAGLVELAVACHVFLDKSCHFGGGGGGRQEHCRPPTTAQSLVFYVSIYQIALGNGAYQPAVTTFGADQFDETDARERRSKAAFFGYFFVANNLGGVLAVTALAYMEDEGQWVLAFWIATAAALLGFLLFAVGTIRYRHFLPSGNAVVSVCQVVVAAVRNRRVRATVRAQDMYDPDTDGDRGKKGVRKMVHTPEYRCLDKAAVIKDPASAFRAPAGQPQGHSSSKPNPWRLCTLTQVEELKCILRLVPIWLCSILYSTSYSQMSSVFIEQAQTMDDSLSKLTIPPAGMDVFEILGVTAFVFIYRFCIVRVMAKISHEPTELQRMGTGLVISAAAMVASGVVEQQRLARATAGVDASSSLSILWQIPQYLLIGASEVFMYVTMTEFFNDQLPEGLRSLGSAMSVASMSAGSFASSLLVTLVMAITCRGGRPGWIPQDLNKGHVDWFFYLIAALNAVDLLAFVVFAKRYRPAPVIIHGEDETGGVEKAQDAEECI from the exons ATGGCT GAGGGTAGCTGGACCCCGACTGCCGAGCTACCTCTGCGACAGGACCCGGCGGTGGACGACGACCTGCCGCAGGTGGTGGTCCAGGAGAAGCAGCATGGCGGCGGTGCTGCCGCTCGGACTGcgatggcgacggcgacggcgacgcggGACGGGTCGGTGGGTTGGAGCGGCAAGCCGTGCCGCAGAGACAGGTCCGGGGGATGGTTCGCCGGCTTCCTCATGCTCG CGAACCAGGCGCTGGTGACGTTCGCGGTCAACTGCGTGGGGACCAACCTGGTGACGTTCATGTCGGTGGTCATGAGGCTGGACAACGCCGACGCCGCCAACAAGGCCAACAACTGGGCCGGCACCACCTACGTCTTCTCCATCGTCGGGGCCCTCGTCAGCGACTCCTACTGGGGAAGATACAAGGCCTGCACCATCTTCCAGCTCATCTTCCTCGCG GGGCTGGTGGAGCTGGCCGTAGCCTGCCACGTGTTCCTCGACAAGTCCTGCCacttcggcggcggcggcggcgggcggcagGAGCACTGCAGGCCGCCGACGACGGCGCAGTCCCTCGTCTTCTACGTCTCCATCTACCAGATCGCGCTCGGGAACGGCGCGTACCAGCCGGCGGTCACCACGTTCGGCGCCGACCAGTTCGACGAGACCGACGCGCGGGAGCGCCGGTCCAAGGCCGCCTTCTTCGGATACTTCTTCGTCGCCAACAACCTCGGCGGCGTCCTCGCCGTCACCGCGCTCGCCTACATGGAGGACGAGGGCCAGTGGGTCCTGGCCTTCTGGATCGCCACCGCCGCGGCGCTGCTCGGCTTCCTCCTCTTCGCCGTCGGGACCATCAGGTACAGGCACTTCCTTCCCAGCGGCAACGCTGTTGTCAGCGTCTGCCAGGTGGTCGTCGCTGCCGTCAGGAACCGGCGCGTCAGAGCTACGGTTCGAGCGCAGGATATGTACGACCCCGATACCGATGGAGATCGCGGCAAGAAGGGGGTCAGGAAGATGGTGCACACACCAGAGTACAG GTGTCTGGACAAGGCAGCGGTGATCAAAGATCCAGCGTCTGCGTTCCGAGCACCGGCAGGTCAACCACAGGGCCATTCCTCCTCCAAGCCCAACCCATGGAGGCTCTGCACACTGACCCAAGTGGAAGAACTGAAGTGCATCCTGAGGCTAGTCCCGATCTGGCTCTGCAGCATCCTCTACTCCACCTCCTACTCGCAGATGTCGTCGGTGTTCATCGAGCAGGCGCAGACCATGGACGACTCCCTGTCGAAGCTGACGATCCCTCCCGCCGGCATGGACGTCTTCGAGATACTGGGCgtcacggccttcgtgttcatctACCGCTTCTGCATCGTCAGGGTCATGGCCAAAATATCGCACGAGCCGACGGAGCTCCAGAGGATGGGCACCGGGCTCGTGATCTCGGCCGCGGCCATGGTCGCGTCCGGCGTGGTGGAGCAGCAGAGGCTGGCGCGCGCCACGGCCGGCGTCGACGCGTCCAGCTCTCTCAGCATCCTCTGGCAGATCCCGCAGTACCTGCTGATCGGAGCGTCCGAGGTGTTCATGTACGTCACCATGACAGAGTTCTTCAACGACCAGCTCCCGGAAGGCCTGAGGAGCCTCGGGAGCGCCATGAGCGTGGCCTCCATGTCGGCCGGGAGCTTCGCGAGCAGCCTCCTCGTCACTCTGGTGATGGCCATCACCTGTAGAGGCGGCCGGCCTGGGTGGATACCTCAGGATCTCAACAAGGGCCATGTGGACTGGTTCTTCTACCTCATAGCAGCCCTTAACGCCGTGGACCTGCTGGCGTTTGTGGTGTTTGCCAAGAGGTATAGACCGGCTCCGGTGATCATACATGGAGAAGATGAAACCGGTGGTGTCGAGAAGGCCCAGGATGCGGAGGAATGCATTTGA